One genomic window of Sphingopyxis sp. OPL5 includes the following:
- a CDS encoding IlvD/Edd family dehydratase — MTAPGQPPRLRSRDWFDNPDRWDMTALYLERFMNYGTTPEELQSGKPIIGIAQSGSDLSPCNRVHVDLAKRVRDGIRDAGGIPIEFPVHPIFENCRRPTAALDRNLAYLGLVEILNGYPLDAVVLTTGCDKTTPSQVMAATTVDIPAIVLSGGPMLDGWHDGELVGSGTVIWRSRRALSAGLIDEAEFLDRATSSAPSLGHCNSMGTASTMNAVAEALGLSLTGCAAIPAPYRERGQYAYRTGRRIVEMVHEDLRPSRILTRDAFLNAIATVSVCGGSSNAQPHIVAMARHAGVELEPAVWTDHGYDLPLLVNMQPAGQYLGERFHRAGGVPAAMWELLNAGKLIGDCLTVTGRSIADNLAGHESDDREMIRPFADPLQAKAGFLTLKGNLFDFAVMKTSVISDEFRTRYLSRPGAEGIFEARAIVFDGSDDYHHRINDPALAIDEHCILVMRSSGILGWPGSAEVVNMQPPDALIQRGILWLPTLGDGRQSGTSDSPSILNASPESAAGGGLAWLRDGDMIRVDLNAGTCDMLVDADEIERRKADGLPDIPPSNTPWEELFREKTGQLGEGGVMEFALKYRQTSKTLPRHNH, encoded by the coding sequence GTGACGGCGCCGGGCCAGCCCCCCAGACTGCGGTCGCGCGACTGGTTCGACAACCCCGACCGCTGGGACATGACCGCGCTCTATCTCGAGCGCTTCATGAACTACGGCACGACGCCCGAGGAATTGCAGTCGGGCAAGCCGATCATCGGCATCGCGCAATCGGGCAGCGACCTGTCCCCGTGCAACCGCGTCCATGTCGATCTGGCGAAACGGGTTCGCGACGGCATTCGCGATGCGGGCGGGATTCCGATCGAGTTTCCGGTCCACCCGATCTTCGAGAATTGCCGCCGCCCGACCGCGGCGCTCGACCGCAACCTCGCCTATCTTGGGCTCGTCGAGATTTTGAACGGCTATCCGCTCGATGCCGTCGTGCTCACCACCGGCTGCGACAAGACGACGCCGTCGCAGGTGATGGCGGCGACCACGGTCGACATCCCGGCGATCGTGCTGTCGGGCGGGCCGATGCTCGACGGCTGGCACGACGGCGAACTGGTCGGGTCGGGGACGGTGATCTGGCGCAGCCGCCGCGCGCTGTCGGCGGGGCTGATCGACGAGGCCGAATTCCTCGACCGCGCGACGTCGAGCGCGCCGTCGCTCGGCCATTGCAATTCGATGGGCACCGCATCGACGATGAACGCGGTCGCCGAGGCGCTGGGGCTGTCGCTCACCGGCTGCGCCGCGATCCCCGCCCCCTACCGCGAGCGCGGCCAATATGCCTATCGCACCGGGCGGCGGATCGTCGAAATGGTGCATGAGGATCTGCGCCCGTCGCGCATCCTCACCCGCGACGCCTTTTTGAACGCGATCGCCACGGTGAGCGTGTGCGGCGGGTCGAGCAATGCCCAGCCGCATATCGTCGCGATGGCGCGGCACGCCGGGGTCGAGCTGGAGCCCGCGGTCTGGACCGACCATGGTTACGACCTGCCGCTGCTCGTCAACATGCAGCCGGCGGGGCAATATCTGGGCGAGCGCTTCCACCGCGCCGGCGGGGTCCCCGCGGCGATGTGGGAATTGCTGAACGCCGGCAAGCTGATCGGCGATTGTCTGACGGTGACGGGGCGCAGCATCGCCGACAATCTGGCGGGGCACGAAAGCGACGACCGTGAAATGATCCGCCCCTTCGCCGATCCGTTGCAGGCAAAGGCGGGATTCCTGACCCTGAAGGGCAATCTGTTCGATTTCGCGGTGATGAAGACGTCGGTGATCTCGGACGAATTTCGCACCCGCTATCTGTCGCGCCCGGGCGCCGAAGGGATTTTCGAGGCGCGCGCAATCGTGTTCGACGGGTCGGACGACTATCATCACCGGATCAACGACCCGGCGCTCGCCATCGACGAACATTGCATCCTGGTGATGCGCTCGTCGGGCATCCTCGGCTGGCCGGGGTCGGCCGAGGTGGTCAACATGCAACCGCCCGACGCGCTGATCCAGCGCGGCATATTATGGCTTCCCACCTTGGGCGACGGGCGCCAGTCGGGAACGTCAGACAGCCCGTCGATCCTCAACGCCTCGCCCGAAAGCGCGGCGGGGGGCGGGCTGGCGTGGCTGCGCGATGGCGATATGATCCGGGTCGATCTGAACGCCGGCACCTGCGACATGCTGGTCGACGCCGACGAGATCGAACGGCGCAAGGCCGACGGTCTGCCCGACATCCCGCCGAGCAATACGCCGTGGGAAGAGCTGTTCCGCGAAAAGACCGGCCAGCTTGGCGAGGGCGGGGTGATGGAATTCGCGCTCAAATATCGCCAGACGTCAAAGACGCTGCCGCGCCACAATCACTGA
- a CDS encoding LacI family DNA-binding transcriptional regulator, whose product MSQKSATMPRQGRRQGKAPTISDVAAAAGCSPMTVSRVINGDSNVRAATRSQVMEAIAALRYMPNRAARSLAGGEQLRIALLFDNPSASYLSEFLMGALEEATRSDIHLIVQSCLDVADAQALMRNLTQGGIKGFILPPPLCDDQSVLDLVSELDAIAIAVGPGKATGSHGAVMIDDFQAAYDMTKHIIDLGHERIGFIIGNPEQVASGRRLNGYRAAMTDAGLAVLDELIVQGRFSYRSGMDGAERLLAVDPRPTAIFASNDDMAAATVAVAHRRHLDVPNDITVCGFDDTAMASTIWPELTTIRQPIREMTAWAVAAIATIMRARKAGERAEEQQMTLPYALIRRESDAAPSLATRAAKGVERR is encoded by the coding sequence ATGAGCCAAAAGAGCGCTACCATGCCCCGTCAGGGCCGCCGCCAGGGCAAGGCCCCGACCATTTCCGACGTCGCCGCCGCCGCGGGCTGTTCGCCGATGACGGTGAGCCGCGTGATCAACGGCGATTCCAACGTCCGCGCCGCGACGCGTAGCCAAGTGATGGAGGCGATCGCCGCGCTGCGTTACATGCCGAACCGCGCCGCGCGCAGCCTCGCCGGCGGCGAGCAATTGCGGATCGCGCTGCTCTTCGACAATCCGTCGGCGTCGTATCTCAGCGAATTTCTGATGGGGGCGCTCGAAGAAGCGACGCGCAGCGATATCCACCTGATCGTGCAAAGCTGCCTCGATGTGGCCGACGCGCAGGCGCTGATGCGCAACCTGACGCAGGGCGGCATCAAGGGGTTCATCCTGCCGCCGCCTTTGTGCGACGACCAGAGCGTGCTCGACCTGGTCAGCGAACTCGATGCGATCGCGATCGCGGTCGGACCGGGCAAGGCGACGGGGTCGCACGGCGCGGTGATGATCGACGATTTCCAGGCCGCGTACGACATGACCAAGCATATCATCGACCTGGGGCATGAACGCATCGGTTTCATCATCGGCAATCCCGAACAGGTCGCCAGCGGTCGCCGCTTGAACGGATATCGCGCCGCGATGACCGACGCCGGACTCGCCGTCCTCGACGAATTGATCGTGCAGGGGCGTTTCAGCTATCGGTCGGGGATGGACGGCGCCGAACGGCTGCTCGCGGTCGACCCGCGACCGACGGCGATTTTCGCCTCGAACGACGATATGGCGGCGGCGACCGTCGCGGTCGCGCACCGGCGCCACCTCGACGTGCCGAACGACATCACCGTCTGCGGCTTCGACGACACCGCGATGGCGAGCACGATCTGGCCCGAACTGACGACGATCCGCCAGCCGATCCGCGAGATGACCGCCTGGGCGGTCGCGGCGATCGCCACGATCATGCGCGCGCGCAAGGCGGGCGAGCGCGCCGAGGAGCAGCAGATGACCCTGCCCTATGCGTTGATCCGCCGCGAATCCGACGCGGCGCCGAGCCTCGCGACGCGCGCGGCAAAGGGTGTGGAGCGGCGGTGA
- a CDS encoding alpha-glucuronidase family glycosyl hydrolase produces MAGAIALLSCVAPAQAEDGYELWLRYRPLSPSYTDELAAVAPTLMVDAPSSMTIDAATGELRRAFAVWLDRPLPIADNGAGLLLCRVDRPCAEALPEAAGKAPALPGAFRIDRLNGGRVIISARDDIGLLYGSFALLRQIQQQAPLAELPQADAPRVAIRMLDHWDNVDGSVERGYAGRSIFQWWRLPGYVDPRLTDYARANASIGINAVAVNNVNAPATFLTPRFIAKTAALADTLRPYGIRVFLSARFSAPRDLGGLATADPLDPDVQRWWRAKADEIYAAIPDFGGFLVKANSEGQPGPQDYGRTHADGANMLARAVGQRGVVIWRAFVYDPDPAVERTMQAYNAFQPLDGQFDANVVVQVKNGPLDFQPREPVSPLFGAMPHTQLGLELQITKEYLGFSTHLAYLAPLFEEALDTGGLGKDGRATLAEVVAGGPTSLIAGVANIGADRNWSGSHFDQANWYAFGRLAWNSALSSDAIAREWAAQTFAPDPPLVDAVAAMMMPSRQTLVDYMTPLGLAHLMGSDHHYGPAPWVDDLARPDWNPVYYHRADAEGIGFDRTATGSNALAQYRAPLAKHYADQRDPALPWLLWFHRKRWDDRLSTGRTVWDELVTRYDRGVAGVDAMAARWDGLRGQVDARRHGEVAALLAVQQAEARWWRDASIAYFQSLSKRPLPAGHAAPAHSLDWYRAQRFPEAPGI; encoded by the coding sequence ATGGCAGGGGCGATCGCCCTTCTTTCATGCGTCGCCCCGGCGCAGGCCGAGGACGGCTATGAGCTGTGGCTGCGCTATCGCCCGCTCAGCCCGTCCTATACCGACGAGCTCGCCGCCGTCGCGCCGACATTGATGGTCGATGCCCCGTCCAGCATGACGATCGATGCGGCAACGGGCGAACTCCGCCGCGCCTTCGCGGTGTGGCTCGACCGGCCGCTTCCGATCGCCGACAACGGGGCCGGCCTGTTGTTATGTCGCGTCGATCGCCCATGCGCCGAAGCGTTGCCGGAAGCCGCCGGAAAAGCCCCCGCTCTCCCCGGCGCGTTCCGTATCGACCGCCTGAACGGTGGCCGCGTCATCATTTCGGCCCGCGACGACATCGGCCTGCTCTACGGCAGCTTCGCGCTGCTCCGCCAAATCCAGCAACAGGCCCCGCTCGCCGAGCTGCCGCAAGCCGACGCCCCGCGCGTCGCGATCCGCATGCTCGACCATTGGGACAATGTCGATGGCAGCGTCGAGCGCGGCTATGCGGGGCGCTCGATCTTTCAATGGTGGCGCCTGCCGGGGTATGTCGATCCGCGGCTGACCGACTATGCGCGCGCCAATGCCTCGATCGGGATCAACGCCGTCGCGGTGAACAATGTCAACGCGCCCGCGACCTTCCTGACCCCGCGCTTCATCGCCAAGACCGCGGCGCTCGCCGATACGCTGCGCCCCTATGGCATCCGCGTCTTCCTGTCGGCGCGCTTTTCGGCGCCGCGCGATCTGGGCGGGCTGGCCACCGCCGACCCGCTCGACCCCGACGTCCAGCGCTGGTGGCGGGCGAAGGCCGACGAGATTTATGCCGCCATCCCCGATTTCGGCGGCTTTCTGGTCAAGGCCAACAGCGAAGGTCAGCCGGGGCCGCAGGATTATGGCCGCACCCACGCCGACGGCGCCAATATGCTGGCGCGCGCGGTGGGCCAGCGCGGCGTCGTGATCTGGCGCGCCTTCGTCTACGATCCCGACCCGGCGGTCGAACGCACGATGCAGGCCTACAACGCGTTCCAGCCGCTCGACGGGCAATTCGACGCCAATGTCGTCGTGCAGGTCAAGAACGGCCCGCTCGATTTCCAGCCGCGCGAGCCGGTGAGTCCGTTGTTCGGCGCGATGCCGCACACGCAGCTTGGGCTCGAGCTGCAGATCACCAAGGAATATCTCGGCTTCTCGACCCACCTCGCCTATCTGGCGCCGCTGTTCGAGGAAGCGCTCGATACCGGCGGGTTGGGCAAGGACGGGCGCGCGACGCTCGCCGAGGTCGTGGCCGGCGGTCCGACCAGCCTGATCGCAGGGGTCGCCAATATCGGCGCCGATCGCAACTGGAGCGGATCGCATTTCGACCAGGCGAACTGGTATGCCTTTGGCCGGCTGGCATGGAACTCTGCCCTGTCGTCCGACGCCATCGCCCGCGAATGGGCGGCGCAGACTTTCGCCCCCGACCCGCCGCTGGTCGACGCCGTCGCGGCGATGATGATGCCGAGCCGACAGACACTGGTCGATTATATGACCCCGCTCGGCCTCGCGCATCTGATGGGCAGCGACCATCATTATGGACCCGCGCCGTGGGTCGACGATCTGGCCCGCCCCGACTGGAACCCGGTCTATTACCACCGCGCCGATGCCGAGGGGATCGGGTTCGATCGCACCGCGACCGGCAGCAACGCGCTCGCCCAATATCGCGCCCCGCTGGCGAAGCACTACGCCGATCAGCGCGACCCTGCCCTGCCCTGGTTGCTCTGGTTTCACCGCAAGCGCTGGGACGACCGGCTGAGCACCGGGCGGACGGTATGGGACGAACTCGTCACGCGCTATGACCGCGGCGTCGCCGGGGTCGACGCCATGGCGGCGCGGTGGGACGGCCTCCGCGGACAGGTCGACGCGCGGCGCCATGGCGAGGTCGCCGCACTGCTCGCGGTCCAGCAGGCCGAGGCGCGCTGGTGGCGCGACGCCTCAATCGCCTATTTCCAGTCGCTGTCGAAGCGTCCGCTGCCCGCGGGCCATGCCGCGCCGGCGCATTCGCTCGATTGGTACCGCGCCCAACGCTTCCCCGAGGCGCCCGGCATATGA
- a CDS encoding glycoside hydrolase family 3 N-terminal domain-containing protein, producing MRMTLAAALLATTMTLPMAQVMGQQTAPASAASTARPPANAPYRDASLPVDARVADLLARMTLEEKVGQIITLWDSKAEVQDADTTWNPAKASRKYPDGLGQIARPSDRSGPSSPRTNKLRSIPESVDYVNAVQTWATKNTRLGIPVLFHEEALHGLAARDATSFPQSIAMASTWDPDLIRDVNSVIAREVRARGVPFVLSPVVDVARDPRWGRIEETFGEDPYLVSEMGVAAVEGLQGKGGPGPLAPGKVFATLKHMTGHGQPESGTNVGPAPIAERTLREDFFPPFEAVVKRTGIEAVMASYNEIDGIPSHVNKWLLGDVLRGEWGFEGAVVSDYYAIDDLVKLHKIAVDLPDAARQALAAGVDSDLPNGAAYTTLVDSVRAGKVKEADIDAAVTRMLRIKFLAGLFENPFATMKATAVTNDAEAIALARRTADKSLVLLKNDGVLPLALPTAGAAARPTIAVIGPNAAVARLGGYYGIPPKTVSPLDGIKALVGDKATIVYNEGVKITENDDWWADEVKLADPAANRQRIAAAVEAARGADHILLFIGDTEQTSREGWADSHLGDRSDIDIVGEQELLLDALKALGKPVIVVLVNGRPPSYPGVVAKADAILETWYGGEQQGHAIADALFGRSNPGGKLPVTVARNVGQLPFFYNHKPTARRGYLFDDKAPLFPFGYGLSYTKFTIGAPRLSAPSIAAGQPVTVTVDVANSGARAGDEVVQVYVRDSISSVTRPVKELKGFQRVTLKPGETKAVAITLPPAAFQMWNGAMKRVIEPGDFEIMVGPNSAEVQSVKLVVTP from the coding sequence ATGCGCATGACTTTGGCGGCCGCGCTGTTGGCCACGACAATGACGCTGCCGATGGCACAGGTCATGGGCCAGCAGACCGCCCCGGCATCGGCCGCCTCGACCGCCAGGCCTCCCGCCAACGCCCCGTATCGCGACGCCAGCTTGCCCGTCGATGCGCGCGTCGCCGACCTGCTCGCGCGGATGACGCTCGAGGAAAAGGTCGGGCAGATCATCACCCTGTGGGACAGCAAGGCCGAGGTGCAGGACGCCGACACGACGTGGAACCCGGCAAAGGCGTCGCGGAAATATCCCGACGGCCTCGGCCAGATCGCCCGCCCGTCGGATCGCAGCGGGCCGAGCAGCCCGCGCACCAACAAACTGCGCTCGATTCCCGAAAGCGTCGACTATGTGAATGCGGTCCAGACCTGGGCGACCAAGAATACGCGGCTCGGCATCCCGGTGCTGTTCCACGAAGAGGCGCTCCACGGCCTCGCGGCGCGCGACGCGACCAGCTTTCCCCAGTCGATCGCCATGGCCTCGACCTGGGACCCCGATTTGATCCGCGACGTCAACAGCGTCATCGCGCGCGAGGTCCGCGCGCGCGGCGTTCCGTTCGTGCTGTCGCCGGTCGTCGACGTCGCGCGCGACCCGCGCTGGGGACGGATCGAGGAGACCTTTGGCGAGGATCCCTATCTGGTCAGCGAAATGGGGGTCGCGGCGGTCGAGGGGCTGCAGGGCAAGGGCGGCCCCGGGCCGCTCGCGCCGGGCAAGGTGTTCGCGACGCTCAAGCATATGACCGGCCATGGCCAGCCCGAAAGCGGTACCAACGTCGGCCCCGCGCCGATCGCCGAACGCACGCTGCGCGAGGACTTTTTTCCCCCGTTCGAGGCGGTGGTCAAGCGCACCGGGATCGAGGCGGTGATGGCGAGCTATAACGAGATCGACGGCATCCCCAGCCACGTCAATAAATGGCTGCTCGGCGATGTGCTGCGCGGCGAATGGGGGTTCGAGGGCGCGGTGGTCAGCGACTATTATGCGATCGACGATCTGGTCAAGCTGCACAAGATCGCGGTCGACCTGCCCGATGCCGCGCGCCAGGCGCTCGCCGCCGGGGTCGACAGCGACCTGCCCAACGGCGCGGCGTACACGACGCTCGTCGACTCGGTGCGCGCGGGCAAGGTCAAGGAGGCCGACATCGACGCCGCGGTGACGCGGATGCTGCGGATCAAATTCCTCGCCGGATTGTTCGAAAATCCGTTCGCGACGATGAAGGCGACTGCGGTCACCAACGATGCCGAGGCGATCGCGCTGGCGCGGCGCACCGCCGACAAGTCGCTGGTGCTGCTGAAGAATGACGGAGTCCTTCCGCTCGCCCTGCCGACGGCGGGCGCAGCCGCCAGGCCGACCATCGCGGTCATAGGTCCCAATGCCGCGGTGGCACGGCTCGGCGGCTATTACGGCATCCCGCCCAAGACGGTCTCGCCGCTCGACGGCATCAAGGCGCTCGTCGGCGACAAGGCGACGATCGTCTACAACGAAGGCGTCAAGATCACCGAGAATGACGATTGGTGGGCTGACGAGGTCAAGCTCGCCGATCCCGCCGCCAACCGCCAGCGCATCGCCGCGGCGGTCGAGGCGGCGCGCGGCGCCGACCATATATTGCTGTTCATCGGCGACACCGAACAGACCAGCCGTGAAGGCTGGGCCGACAGCCATCTCGGCGACCGGTCGGACATCGACATCGTTGGCGAGCAGGAGCTATTGCTCGATGCGCTGAAGGCGCTCGGCAAGCCGGTGATCGTCGTCCTCGTCAACGGGCGCCCGCCCTCCTATCCCGGCGTTGTCGCCAAGGCCGATGCGATCCTCGAAACCTGGTACGGCGGCGAGCAGCAGGGGCATGCGATCGCCGATGCGCTGTTCGGGCGTAGCAATCCCGGCGGCAAATTGCCGGTGACGGTCGCGCGCAACGTCGGTCAGCTGCCCTTTTTCTACAACCACAAGCCGACTGCGCGGCGCGGCTATCTGTTCGACGACAAGGCGCCGCTGTTCCCGTTCGGCTATGGCCTCAGCTACACCAAATTCACCATCGGCGCGCCGCGCCTGTCGGCCCCGTCGATCGCCGCGGGCCAGCCGGTGACGGTCACCGTCGACGTCGCCAACAGCGGCGCGCGCGCCGGCGACGAGGTGGTGCAGGTCTATGTCCGCGACAGCATCAGCTCGGTCACAAGGCCGGTCAAGGAACTCAAGGGCTTCCAGCGCGTCACGCTGAAGCCGGGCGAGACGAAGGCGGTGGCGATCACGCTGCCGCCCGCGGCGTTCCAGATGTGGAACGGTGCCATGAAGCGGGTGATCGAACCCGGCGATTTCGAGATCATGGTCGGCCCCAATTCGGCCGAGGTACAGAGCGTCAAGCTGGTGGTGACGCCGTGA
- a CDS encoding endo-1,4-beta-xylanase → MAGLSALSLTACAGAAGLTTAAPPATGEGLHRIAARKGLRFGSAIGYGAEGSDSGSIGNPAYRAIVERECGLVVAENEMKWQAIRPGPDAYDFAAFDAIVRYAKSKGLDIRGHTLLWHRPKWLPEWVNNYDYGARPATEAARLVTSHIETVTRRYRGTIHSYDVVNELFDDKSGAFVDTSLSTAMRSHEAVVDLAFHTARQELPDAELVYNDYMSWEPGHANHRAAVLRLLEGFRKRGVPCDALGIQSHIEMRTIDRATGIGPYDLKEWRAFCDDVTGMGYRLLLTEFDVKDNGLPADHVARDAGVANYTRAYLEVMLSYPQLRDILGWGMVDKFSWLQGFAPRADGLPQRCCPYGDDYRPHPMRAALADLFAGAAPRA, encoded by the coding sequence GTGGCGGGCCTGTCGGCGTTGTCGCTGACCGCCTGCGCGGGCGCCGCCGGGCTGACCACCGCCGCGCCGCCGGCCACCGGCGAAGGCCTGCACCGGATCGCGGCGCGCAAGGGACTGCGGTTCGGTTCGGCGATCGGTTATGGGGCGGAAGGGTCGGACAGTGGTTCGATCGGCAACCCGGCGTACCGGGCGATCGTCGAGCGCGAGTGCGGGCTGGTCGTCGCCGAAAATGAAATGAAGTGGCAGGCGATCCGCCCCGGCCCCGACGCTTATGACTTCGCCGCCTTCGACGCGATCGTCCGCTACGCGAAATCGAAGGGCCTCGATATTCGTGGTCACACCCTGCTCTGGCATCGCCCGAAATGGCTGCCCGAGTGGGTCAACAACTACGACTATGGCGCCCGCCCCGCGACCGAGGCCGCGCGGCTGGTGACCAGCCATATCGAGACGGTGACGCGGCGCTATCGCGGCACCATCCACAGCTATGACGTCGTCAACGAATTGTTCGACGACAAGAGCGGCGCCTTCGTCGACACGTCGCTGTCGACCGCGATGCGCAGTCATGAGGCCGTCGTCGACCTGGCGTTCCACACCGCGCGGCAAGAGCTGCCCGACGCCGAACTCGTCTATAACGACTATATGAGCTGGGAGCCGGGCCATGCGAACCATCGCGCCGCGGTGCTCCGCCTCCTCGAAGGATTCCGCAAGCGCGGCGTGCCGTGCGACGCGCTCGGCATTCAGTCGCATATCGAGATGCGGACGATCGACCGCGCGACGGGTATCGGCCCCTATGACCTGAAAGAATGGCGCGCCTTCTGCGACGACGTCACCGGCATGGGCTACCGGCTGCTGCTCACCGAATTCGACGTCAAGGACAATGGCCTGCCCGCCGACCATGTCGCGCGCGACGCCGGGGTCGCCAACTACACCCGCGCCTATCTGGAGGTGATGCTGTCCTATCCGCAGCTTCGCGACATATTGGGCTGGGGCATGGTCGACAAGTTCAGCTGGCTGCAGGGTTTCGCCCCGCGCGCCGACGGCCTGCCGCAGCGCTGTTGCCCCTATGGCGACGATTACCGGCCGCATCCGATGCGCGCCGCGCTCGCCGATCTGTTCGCCGGTGCCGCGCCGCGCGCTTGA
- a CDS encoding DUF6445 family protein has protein sequence MNAAPDCRPADAAVIDILAIGVEQVPLIRIDGATTDPQALVAFAADAVAFAPVTGNLYPGLRAPMPLAYVRSMVARLDPLIRRVHRLGPVRLVRAECFFSIVTTPAAELVPLQTVPHIDTSDPLHFATVHYLCPPHFGGTAFFRQLSTGFETISPTREAAWDRARDAAMPAYGNPAYPSRDTPGHARVAAIAAVFDRLILYRSNALHAGIIDPAIDHPGDPRAGRLTATMFIAYRPDSLSRT, from the coding sequence ATGAACGCCGCGCCCGATTGCAGGCCCGCCGACGCCGCGGTCATCGACATCCTCGCGATCGGGGTCGAGCAGGTGCCGCTGATCCGGATCGACGGCGCGACCACCGATCCGCAGGCGCTCGTCGCTTTCGCCGCCGACGCGGTGGCCTTCGCGCCGGTCACGGGCAATCTCTACCCCGGCCTGCGCGCGCCGATGCCGCTCGCCTATGTGAGGTCGATGGTTGCGCGGCTCGATCCGCTGATCCGCCGCGTCCATCGGCTGGGGCCTGTGCGGCTGGTCCGCGCCGAATGTTTCTTCTCGATCGTCACGACCCCGGCCGCCGAGCTCGTCCCGCTGCAGACGGTGCCGCATATCGACACCAGCGACCCGCTGCATTTCGCGACCGTCCATTATCTCTGCCCGCCACATTTCGGCGGCACCGCCTTTTTCCGCCAGCTGTCGACGGGGTTCGAGACGATATCGCCGACCCGTGAGGCGGCGTGGGATCGCGCGCGCGACGCCGCGATGCCCGCGTACGGGAATCCCGCTTACCCGTCCCGCGATACGCCCGGCCATGCCCGCGTCGCCGCGATTGCGGCGGTATTCGACCGGCTGATCCTCTATCGCAGCAACGCGCTGCATGCGGGCATCATCGATCCGGCGATCGACCATCCGGGTGATCCGCGCGCCGGCCGGCTCACCGCGACGATGTTCATCGCCTATCGGCCGGACTCGCTGTCGCGGACATAA